In Salmo salar chromosome ssa15, Ssal_v3.1, whole genome shotgun sequence, one genomic interval encodes:
- the LOC106572455 gene encoding proteoglycan 4, which yields MASMQDGLNFTSPTYGKVLLLGAIAAASAFIVTILIVVLCVGCQRKGKTHNVSSESGKHRLMDMSILRQSKLRSISKSDGEMNKLNCNGKKSSKKNRPSSMDLLPSRRSNSDLRSGGRTLPQIPSGTGEDGEHTYSEVGQRSSPKRGPDNNLYAIVGRAGETDTPAPPAVPANTPAPPDLDGDGLNEPLPEPEPMPQAMAHPQPPETTAEYACVRKLRKVDKAVPQKRDSGTDMGEAPVPPPRHAPPSHPAPPPPHPQHPHSMKMPRKNVDAFKLPTFPKEAVFMGNGEQYIWKPPEDDDITMLQNKPLGPLSPHSGENIQPSTAMVAEMYSKVCKPSKKKRTVPGSPPANIGFRTLGRGDRDRERDGGFSVVVKPQTWAPQEGKPVGGASATLEDHCYESIETGEECDPTYEPMEGGGGWKRVGGTERPPNTCATLRPRRKKSHQPLQQQQPPPPPPTQQTPKLQHLPAKALQLPGENLYESIGELKQGGTANSSTTTIFTFNDGMEMYVTGL from the exons ATGGCCTCCATGCAGGACGGGCTGAACTTCACGTCTCCTACCTACGGcaaggtcctgctgctgggtgccATCGCTGCTGCCTCAGCCTTCATCGTTACCATCCTCATCGTGGTGCTCTGTGTGGGCTGCCAGAG GAAGGGAAAGACGCATAATGTCTCCAGTGAAAGTGGGAAACACAGGTTGATGGACATG AGTATACTCAGGCAGTCAAAGCTGCGTTCCATCAGCAAGTCGGACGGTGAGATGAACAAGCTAAACTGCAATGGCAAAA AGTCATCTAAAAAGAACCGTCCGTCTAGCATGGACCTCCTGCCCAGCCGCCGGTCCAACTCCGACCTCCGCTCCGGGGGAAGGACGCTACCCCAGATCCCCTCTGGCACCGGAGAGGACGGGGAGCACACCTACTCTGAGGTAGGTCAACGCTCCTCCCCGAAGCGTGGCCCTGATAACAACCTCTACGCCATAGTGGGCAGGGCCGGAGAGACCGACACCCCAGCCCCTCCGGCCGTCCCAGCCAACACCCCTGCCCCCCCTGATCTAGACGGGGATGGGTTGAATGAACCGCTCCCCGAGCCTGAGCCCATGCCCCAGGCTATGGCTCATCCGCAACCCCCGGAGACGACTGCGGAGTATGCCTGCGTCCGGAAGCTCCGGAAGGTGGACAAGGCTGTCCCCCAGAAGAGAGACAGCGGGACCGATATGGGGGAGGCACCGGTGCCGCCTCCCCGCCACGCCCCACCATCACACCCTGCCCCGCCTCCGCCACACCCTCAACACCCTCACAGCATGAAGATGCCCCGGAAAAACGTGGATGCTTTCAAGCTGCCCACCTTCCCCAAG GAGGCAGTGTTCATGGGTAATGGAGAGCAGTACATATGGAAGCCCCCAGAGGATGATGACATCACCATGCTCCAAAACAAACCGTTAGGCCCTCTGAGTCCTCACAGTGGAGAGAACATACAGCCTTCCACTGCTATG GTTGCAGAGATGTACTCCAAGGTGTGCAAACCAAGCAAGAAGAAGAGAACTGTTCCTGGGTCTCCTCCAGCAAACATTGGCTTCCGGACCTTGGGGCGTGGCGACCGGGACCGGGAGCGAGATGGGGGGTTCAGTGTGGTGGTCAAGCCCCAGACCTGGGCCCCGCAGGAGGGGAAACCCGTCGGAGGAGCCTCTGCCACTCTGGAAGACCACTGTTATGAGTCCATCGAGACAGGGGAGGAGTGCGACCCCACTTATGAGCCTATGGAAGGTGGTGGCGGTTGGAAGCGAGTTGGAGGAACCGAACGGCCTCCCAACACCTGCGCCACACTCAGGCCCAGGAGGAAGAAATCCCATCAGCccttgcagcagcagcagcctcccCCGCCGCCGCCCACACAGCAGACCCCCAAGTTACAGCACCTTCCAGCCAAAGCCCTGCAGCTGCCCGGGGAGAATCTGTACGAGAGCATTGGGGAACTGAAGCAGGGCGGAACTGCCAACTCCAGCACCACTACCATCTTCACCTTCAACGACGGCATGGAGATGTATGTTACTGGGCTCTAA
- the nkain5 gene encoding sodium/potassium-transporting ATPase subunit beta-1-interacting protein 3 has product MGCCSGRCMLIFFCTLQLMTALERQAFDFLGYQWAPIMVNFLHIITVILGLFGTIQYRPRYVVLYLLWTLLWVAWNVFVSCLYLDLGGLSKESDLLSLGVSSHRSWWKDNSPGCDDRDLPATRWQSLESPELISALGCWLEYQYIEVLHCIVQLLISFLGFAYACYVVSTFTEEDSYYK; this is encoded by the exons atggggtgctGTTCAGGACGATGTATGCTGATCTTCTTCTGCACTCTCCAATTG ATGACAGCATTGGAGAGGCAGGCTTTTGACTTCCTTGGGTACCAGTGGGCTCCCATCATGGTCAACTTCCTGCACATAATTACGGTTATCCTCGGCCTCTTCGGCACCATTCAGTACAGACCACGCTATGTTGTTCTA TACCTGCTGTGGACATTACTATGGGTGGCATGGAATGTCTTTGTGAGCTGTCTCTACTTGGACCTGGGAGGCCTTTCCAAG GAGAGCGACCTGCTTTCTCTGGGTGTATCCTCACACCGTTCATGGTGGAAAGACAACAGTCCAGGCTGTGATGACAGGGACCTTCCCGCCACTAGATGGCAGAGTCTGGAGAGCCCAGAACTCATCTCTGCTCTGGGATGCTGGCTGGAATATCAATACATAGAGGTCCTGCACTGCATCGTACAACTCCTAATCTCT TTCTTGGGATTTGCCTACGCCTGCTATGTGGTCAGCACCTTCACAGAGGAGGACAGCT ACTATAAGTAA
- the LOC106572457 gene encoding YTH domain-containing family protein 1 isoform X2, which translates to MSATSIDPQNSKGQDTKVQNGSLHQKETAHDNDFEPYLTGQSNQNNSYQSMTDPYLSSYYAPSIGFPYPLSEAPWSTGGDPPIPYLTPYAPLSNGDHHFMHDTVFGQPGGLGSSIYPHRFNFFPENPAFSTWGTSGSQGQQTQSSAYGGSYSYPPSSLGGTLVPDGQTGFHSDTLSKAPGMNSLEQGMLGLKMGGDVSSSGSGVKSVSSVIGGSGAVAQAVATGNGGTPIGMPPPKPTSWAAIASKPAKPQLLKAKAKPGMPMGGALPPPPIKHNMDIGTWDNKGPISKVAPPLPPHHQQQQLHSHSHAHLPHGLPPPPQQSIQSAQSLVQQMTMGPPPPQSYQNHNLGPPPQTRWVAPRNRNPGYGGGSMDSSGSSSGGGVGNGGGVPPGSGSGLENHPVLEKLRAAHSYNPKEFDWNLKNGRVFIIKSYSEDDIHRSIKYSIWCSTEHGNKRLDSAFRAISAKGPVYLLFSVNGSGHFCGVAEMLSPVDYGTSAGVWAQDKWKGKFDVDWLFVKDVPNSQLRHIRLENNDNKPVTNSRDTQEVPLEKAKQVLKIIVGFKHTTSIFDDFSHYEKRQEEEEVVRKTYEPIPIQRGSRLDQEHQNRSKPQ; encoded by the exons ATGTCTGCAACAAGTATTGACCCTCAG AATTCAAAAGGACAAGACACTAAAG TGCAAAATGGCTCACTCCACCAGAAGGAAACTGCCCATGATAATGACTTTGAGCCCTATCTCACTGGCCAATCCAATCAG AACAACAGCTACCAATCCATGACTGACCCTTACCTGTCCAGCTACTATGCCCCCTCCATTGGATTTCCCTACCCTCTTAGCGAGGCCCCTTGGTCCACCGGTGGCGACCCCCCTATCCCTTACCTGACTCCCTATGCGCCCCTCAGCAATGGAGACCACCACTTCATGCATGACACTGTGTTTGGCCAGCCTGGGGGGCTTGGCAGCAGCATCTACCCGCATAGGTTTAACTTTTTCCCTGAGAACCCGGCCTTCTCCACCTGGGGTACCAGTGGGTCTCAAGGCCAGCAGACTCAGAGTTCAGCCTATGGGGGCAGCTACAGCTACCCTCCCAGCTCCCTGGGGGGCACACTAGTCCCTGATGGCCAAACAGGGTTCCACAGTGACACTCTGAGCAAGGCACCAGGTATGAACAGCCTTGAACAAGGGATGCTGGGGCTGAAGATGGGTGGGGATGTGTCGAGCAGTGGCTCAGGTGTGAAGAGCGTGAGTTCTGTGATTGGCGGTAGTGGTGCTGTAGCTCAGGCTGTTGCTACAGGCAATGGTGGAACACCAATTGGCATGCCCCCTCCTAAGCCCACGTCCTGGGCCGCTATCGCCAGCAAACCAGCCAAGCCACAGCTGCTGAAGGCCAAGGCCAAGCCAGGCATGCCCATGGGGGGAGCTCTGCCACCACCGCCCATCAAACACAACATGGACATTGGGACATGGGATAACAAGGGGCCTATAAGCAAAGTGGCCCCTCCGctgcccccccaccaccaacAACAGCAGCTCCACTCTCATAGCCATGCCCACCTTCCCCACgggctcccccctccccctcagcAGTCCATTCAATCTGCCCAGTCCCTTGTGCAGCAGATGACCATGGGCCCACCCCCTCCACAATCATACCAGAACCACAACTTAGGCCCGCCCCCTCAGACCCGCTGGGTTGCCCCGCGCAACCGTAATCCGGGCTACGGAGGGGGCAGCATGGACAGCAGCGGTTCCTCTAGTGGCGGGGGTGTTGGGAATGGAGGGGGTGTTCCTCCAGGTTCTGGCTCAGGTCTAGAGAACCACCCTGTTCTGGAGAAGCTGCGGGCTGCCCACAGCTACAACCCTAAGGAGTTTGACTGGAACCTGAAGAATGGTCGAGTGTTCATCATCAAGAGCTACTCTGAGGACGATATCCACCGCTCCATAAAGTACTCCATCTGGTGCAGCACAGAGCACGGCAACAAGCGTCTGGACTCAGCCTTTCGTGCCATCAGTGCCAAAGGCCCTGTCTATCTGCTGTTCAGCGTTAATGGCAGCGGGCACTTCTGCGGCGTGGCAGAGATGCTCTCGCCCGTGGATTATGGCACCAGTGCTGGCGTCTGGGCGCAGGACAAGTGGAAAGGCAAGTTTGACGTGGACTGGCTGTTTGTGAAGGACGTGCCCAATAGCCAGCTGAGGCACATCAGGCTGGAGAACAACGACAACAAGCCGGTGACCAACTCTAGGGACACTCAGGAGGTCCCTCTGGAGAAGGCCAAGCAAGTGCTGAAGATCATCGTGGGCTTCAAACACACCACCTCCATCTTTGATGACTTCTCCCACTATgagaagagacaggaggaagaggaggttgtCAGAAAG ACCTATGAGCCAATTCCAATACAGCGAGGATCCCGACTTGATCAG GAACACCAAAACCGAAGTAAACCACAATAG
- the LOC106572457 gene encoding YTH domain-containing family protein 1 isoform X1, producing MSATSIDPQNSKGQDTKVFPVSVQNGSLHQKETAHDNDFEPYLTGQSNQNNSYQSMTDPYLSSYYAPSIGFPYPLSEAPWSTGGDPPIPYLTPYAPLSNGDHHFMHDTVFGQPGGLGSSIYPHRFNFFPENPAFSTWGTSGSQGQQTQSSAYGGSYSYPPSSLGGTLVPDGQTGFHSDTLSKAPGMNSLEQGMLGLKMGGDVSSSGSGVKSVSSVIGGSGAVAQAVATGNGGTPIGMPPPKPTSWAAIASKPAKPQLLKAKAKPGMPMGGALPPPPIKHNMDIGTWDNKGPISKVAPPLPPHHQQQQLHSHSHAHLPHGLPPPPQQSIQSAQSLVQQMTMGPPPPQSYQNHNLGPPPQTRWVAPRNRNPGYGGGSMDSSGSSSGGGVGNGGGVPPGSGSGLENHPVLEKLRAAHSYNPKEFDWNLKNGRVFIIKSYSEDDIHRSIKYSIWCSTEHGNKRLDSAFRAISAKGPVYLLFSVNGSGHFCGVAEMLSPVDYGTSAGVWAQDKWKGKFDVDWLFVKDVPNSQLRHIRLENNDNKPVTNSRDTQEVPLEKAKQVLKIIVGFKHTTSIFDDFSHYEKRQEEEEVVRKTYEPIPIQRGSRLDQEHQNRSKPQ from the exons ATGTCTGCAACAAGTATTGACCCTCAG AATTCAAAAGGACAAGACACTAAAG TCTTTCCGGTTTCAGTGCAAAATGGCTCACTCCACCAGAAGGAAACTGCCCATGATAATGACTTTGAGCCCTATCTCACTGGCCAATCCAATCAG AACAACAGCTACCAATCCATGACTGACCCTTACCTGTCCAGCTACTATGCCCCCTCCATTGGATTTCCCTACCCTCTTAGCGAGGCCCCTTGGTCCACCGGTGGCGACCCCCCTATCCCTTACCTGACTCCCTATGCGCCCCTCAGCAATGGAGACCACCACTTCATGCATGACACTGTGTTTGGCCAGCCTGGGGGGCTTGGCAGCAGCATCTACCCGCATAGGTTTAACTTTTTCCCTGAGAACCCGGCCTTCTCCACCTGGGGTACCAGTGGGTCTCAAGGCCAGCAGACTCAGAGTTCAGCCTATGGGGGCAGCTACAGCTACCCTCCCAGCTCCCTGGGGGGCACACTAGTCCCTGATGGCCAAACAGGGTTCCACAGTGACACTCTGAGCAAGGCACCAGGTATGAACAGCCTTGAACAAGGGATGCTGGGGCTGAAGATGGGTGGGGATGTGTCGAGCAGTGGCTCAGGTGTGAAGAGCGTGAGTTCTGTGATTGGCGGTAGTGGTGCTGTAGCTCAGGCTGTTGCTACAGGCAATGGTGGAACACCAATTGGCATGCCCCCTCCTAAGCCCACGTCCTGGGCCGCTATCGCCAGCAAACCAGCCAAGCCACAGCTGCTGAAGGCCAAGGCCAAGCCAGGCATGCCCATGGGGGGAGCTCTGCCACCACCGCCCATCAAACACAACATGGACATTGGGACATGGGATAACAAGGGGCCTATAAGCAAAGTGGCCCCTCCGctgcccccccaccaccaacAACAGCAGCTCCACTCTCATAGCCATGCCCACCTTCCCCACgggctcccccctccccctcagcAGTCCATTCAATCTGCCCAGTCCCTTGTGCAGCAGATGACCATGGGCCCACCCCCTCCACAATCATACCAGAACCACAACTTAGGCCCGCCCCCTCAGACCCGCTGGGTTGCCCCGCGCAACCGTAATCCGGGCTACGGAGGGGGCAGCATGGACAGCAGCGGTTCCTCTAGTGGCGGGGGTGTTGGGAATGGAGGGGGTGTTCCTCCAGGTTCTGGCTCAGGTCTAGAGAACCACCCTGTTCTGGAGAAGCTGCGGGCTGCCCACAGCTACAACCCTAAGGAGTTTGACTGGAACCTGAAGAATGGTCGAGTGTTCATCATCAAGAGCTACTCTGAGGACGATATCCACCGCTCCATAAAGTACTCCATCTGGTGCAGCACAGAGCACGGCAACAAGCGTCTGGACTCAGCCTTTCGTGCCATCAGTGCCAAAGGCCCTGTCTATCTGCTGTTCAGCGTTAATGGCAGCGGGCACTTCTGCGGCGTGGCAGAGATGCTCTCGCCCGTGGATTATGGCACCAGTGCTGGCGTCTGGGCGCAGGACAAGTGGAAAGGCAAGTTTGACGTGGACTGGCTGTTTGTGAAGGACGTGCCCAATAGCCAGCTGAGGCACATCAGGCTGGAGAACAACGACAACAAGCCGGTGACCAACTCTAGGGACACTCAGGAGGTCCCTCTGGAGAAGGCCAAGCAAGTGCTGAAGATCATCGTGGGCTTCAAACACACCACCTCCATCTTTGATGACTTCTCCCACTATgagaagagacaggaggaagaggaggttgtCAGAAAG ACCTATGAGCCAATTCCAATACAGCGAGGATCCCGACTTGATCAG GAACACCAAAACCGAAGTAAACCACAATAG
- the LOC106572457 gene encoding YTH domain-containing family protein 1 isoform X3 → MTDPYLSSYYAPSIGFPYPLSEAPWSTGGDPPIPYLTPYAPLSNGDHHFMHDTVFGQPGGLGSSIYPHRFNFFPENPAFSTWGTSGSQGQQTQSSAYGGSYSYPPSSLGGTLVPDGQTGFHSDTLSKAPGMNSLEQGMLGLKMGGDVSSSGSGVKSVSSVIGGSGAVAQAVATGNGGTPIGMPPPKPTSWAAIASKPAKPQLLKAKAKPGMPMGGALPPPPIKHNMDIGTWDNKGPISKVAPPLPPHHQQQQLHSHSHAHLPHGLPPPPQQSIQSAQSLVQQMTMGPPPPQSYQNHNLGPPPQTRWVAPRNRNPGYGGGSMDSSGSSSGGGVGNGGGVPPGSGSGLENHPVLEKLRAAHSYNPKEFDWNLKNGRVFIIKSYSEDDIHRSIKYSIWCSTEHGNKRLDSAFRAISAKGPVYLLFSVNGSGHFCGVAEMLSPVDYGTSAGVWAQDKWKGKFDVDWLFVKDVPNSQLRHIRLENNDNKPVTNSRDTQEVPLEKAKQVLKIIVGFKHTTSIFDDFSHYEKRQEEEEVVRKTYEPIPIQRGSRLDQEHQNRSKPQ, encoded by the exons ATGACTGACCCTTACCTGTCCAGCTACTATGCCCCCTCCATTGGATTTCCCTACCCTCTTAGCGAGGCCCCTTGGTCCACCGGTGGCGACCCCCCTATCCCTTACCTGACTCCCTATGCGCCCCTCAGCAATGGAGACCACCACTTCATGCATGACACTGTGTTTGGCCAGCCTGGGGGGCTTGGCAGCAGCATCTACCCGCATAGGTTTAACTTTTTCCCTGAGAACCCGGCCTTCTCCACCTGGGGTACCAGTGGGTCTCAAGGCCAGCAGACTCAGAGTTCAGCCTATGGGGGCAGCTACAGCTACCCTCCCAGCTCCCTGGGGGGCACACTAGTCCCTGATGGCCAAACAGGGTTCCACAGTGACACTCTGAGCAAGGCACCAGGTATGAACAGCCTTGAACAAGGGATGCTGGGGCTGAAGATGGGTGGGGATGTGTCGAGCAGTGGCTCAGGTGTGAAGAGCGTGAGTTCTGTGATTGGCGGTAGTGGTGCTGTAGCTCAGGCTGTTGCTACAGGCAATGGTGGAACACCAATTGGCATGCCCCCTCCTAAGCCCACGTCCTGGGCCGCTATCGCCAGCAAACCAGCCAAGCCACAGCTGCTGAAGGCCAAGGCCAAGCCAGGCATGCCCATGGGGGGAGCTCTGCCACCACCGCCCATCAAACACAACATGGACATTGGGACATGGGATAACAAGGGGCCTATAAGCAAAGTGGCCCCTCCGctgcccccccaccaccaacAACAGCAGCTCCACTCTCATAGCCATGCCCACCTTCCCCACgggctcccccctccccctcagcAGTCCATTCAATCTGCCCAGTCCCTTGTGCAGCAGATGACCATGGGCCCACCCCCTCCACAATCATACCAGAACCACAACTTAGGCCCGCCCCCTCAGACCCGCTGGGTTGCCCCGCGCAACCGTAATCCGGGCTACGGAGGGGGCAGCATGGACAGCAGCGGTTCCTCTAGTGGCGGGGGTGTTGGGAATGGAGGGGGTGTTCCTCCAGGTTCTGGCTCAGGTCTAGAGAACCACCCTGTTCTGGAGAAGCTGCGGGCTGCCCACAGCTACAACCCTAAGGAGTTTGACTGGAACCTGAAGAATGGTCGAGTGTTCATCATCAAGAGCTACTCTGAGGACGATATCCACCGCTCCATAAAGTACTCCATCTGGTGCAGCACAGAGCACGGCAACAAGCGTCTGGACTCAGCCTTTCGTGCCATCAGTGCCAAAGGCCCTGTCTATCTGCTGTTCAGCGTTAATGGCAGCGGGCACTTCTGCGGCGTGGCAGAGATGCTCTCGCCCGTGGATTATGGCACCAGTGCTGGCGTCTGGGCGCAGGACAAGTGGAAAGGCAAGTTTGACGTGGACTGGCTGTTTGTGAAGGACGTGCCCAATAGCCAGCTGAGGCACATCAGGCTGGAGAACAACGACAACAAGCCGGTGACCAACTCTAGGGACACTCAGGAGGTCCCTCTGGAGAAGGCCAAGCAAGTGCTGAAGATCATCGTGGGCTTCAAACACACCACCTCCATCTTTGATGACTTCTCCCACTATgagaagagacaggaggaagaggaggttgtCAGAAAG ACCTATGAGCCAATTCCAATACAGCGAGGATCCCGACTTGATCAG GAACACCAAAACCGAAGTAAACCACAATAG